The following are encoded together in the Pedobacter steynii genome:
- a CDS encoding amidohydrolase family protein: MKTGVKWMSLSFFILLQLHVFGQPQKAAPRKEGDGPWSQLIIRGVTLINSTGAPAMGPVDIVVEGNRIVSVRGVGSPGLPIDPARRPKLKAGGKELQAEGMYLMPGFIDMHAHIGGAEKGSDADYVFKLWMAHGVTTIREPGSMNGLDWVLEEKQKSAKNEITAPRILAYTVFGQGSKTSISTAAEARAWTRENAKKGADGIKFFGASPEVMSAALDENKKLGLRSMAHHAQTDVGRWNALNSARAGMTSLEHWYGLPESMFTDRTVQDYSPDYNYQNEQDRFGEAGTLWKQAAAPFSDRWKQVIQELVSLDFTLDPTFNIYEANRDLMRARTVEWHADYTMPKLWEFYSPSWNSHGSYWHSWGTEQENNWKNNYRLWMAFINEYKNKGGRVTVGTDAGFIYELFGFAYVREMELLREAGFHPLEIIKAATMNGAQALGLEKDLGSVEVGKLADFVIVEENPLKNLQVLYGTGAIKLNAKNEAVRVGGVKYTIKDGIVYDAKKLLQEVKEMVAREKAKTGYILRQPGVHEH; this comes from the coding sequence ATGAAAACAGGTGTTAAATGGATGTCATTATCGTTTTTTATCCTCCTTCAGCTTCATGTTTTCGGACAGCCACAAAAGGCAGCTCCGAGAAAAGAGGGAGATGGGCCATGGTCTCAGCTGATCATTCGTGGGGTAACCCTGATCAATAGTACAGGAGCTCCTGCAATGGGGCCGGTAGATATTGTGGTGGAGGGGAACAGGATTGTATCCGTACGCGGTGTCGGGTCTCCCGGACTGCCGATAGATCCAGCCAGAAGACCTAAACTGAAAGCCGGAGGTAAGGAGTTACAGGCAGAGGGGATGTACCTGATGCCTGGCTTTATTGACATGCATGCCCATATTGGTGGTGCCGAAAAAGGGTCTGATGCAGATTACGTTTTTAAATTGTGGATGGCCCATGGGGTAACGACCATCCGGGAACCAGGTTCTATGAATGGGCTGGACTGGGTGCTGGAAGAGAAGCAGAAAAGCGCAAAAAATGAGATTACTGCACCCAGAATACTGGCCTATACTGTATTTGGACAAGGAAGCAAGACCAGCATCTCCACTGCTGCCGAAGCCAGGGCCTGGACCCGTGAAAATGCAAAAAAAGGAGCGGATGGAATTAAGTTCTTCGGGGCCTCTCCGGAGGTGATGTCTGCGGCCCTTGATGAGAACAAAAAATTAGGGTTAAGGTCTATGGCGCATCATGCACAAACCGATGTTGGGCGTTGGAATGCCCTGAACAGTGCAAGGGCGGGAATGACCTCCCTGGAGCATTGGTATGGTTTACCCGAGTCCATGTTTACAGACCGTACCGTGCAGGATTACTCTCCGGACTACAATTATCAGAATGAGCAGGATCGTTTCGGCGAGGCCGGAACGCTATGGAAACAGGCTGCTGCCCCTTTTTCAGATCGATGGAAACAGGTGATTCAGGAACTGGTGAGCCTGGATTTTACCTTAGATCCGACTTTCAATATTTATGAGGCCAACCGCGACCTCATGCGGGCAAGAACAGTGGAATGGCATGCAGACTATACCATGCCTAAATTATGGGAGTTTTATAGCCCAAGCTGGAACTCCCATGGTTCCTACTGGCATTCCTGGGGAACGGAGCAGGAGAACAACTGGAAAAATAATTACCGGTTGTGGATGGCCTTTATCAATGAATATAAAAACAAAGGGGGAAGGGTAACCGTGGGTACTGATGCCGGATTTATATACGAGTTGTTTGGCTTTGCTTATGTCAGAGAAATGGAGTTACTGAGAGAAGCCGGTTTTCATCCTTTGGAAATTATAAAAGCTGCAACGATGAACGGGGCCCAGGCCCTTGGACTGGAGAAAGATCTCGGAAGTGTAGAGGTTGGCAAGCTTGCTGACTTTGTGATCGTAGAGGAAAATCCTCTGAAAAACCTGCAGGTCCTGTACGGAACCGGAGCCATTAAACTGAATGCTAAAAATGAAGCTGTCAGGGTTGGCGGGGTGAAGTATACCATTAAAGACGGGATTGTGTATGATGCGAAAAAACTGCTTCAGGAAGTCAAAGAAATGGTCGCCCGGGAGAAAGCAAAGACCGGTTATATTTTGCGCCAGCCTGGTGTACACGAGCATTGA
- a CDS encoding RNA polymerase sigma-70 factor, whose translation MLQGSGNNEELVRQLKLGNEVAYDLLYEQYWKRLYIHVLSRVKDEDAAKDIVQNVFISIWERKDALEIHTSLDQFLFGAVKLKVLNYFRAEKMEERVMEYTLQKLERASVSIHELSDYYDLEKLIETEIRELPEKMRHAYLMRNAHLSTSEIAEKLNLAEQTVSNHVSEAMRRLRKKLGDKFPERMIS comes from the coding sequence ATGCTTCAAGGTAGTGGAAATAATGAGGAACTTGTCCGGCAGTTAAAATTGGGCAATGAGGTTGCTTATGACCTTTTGTACGAACAATACTGGAAAAGACTCTATATCCATGTCCTTAGCCGGGTAAAAGATGAAGACGCTGCCAAGGATATTGTGCAGAATGTTTTTATCAGCATCTGGGAGCGAAAAGATGCTTTAGAGATCCATACTTCTCTGGATCAGTTTTTATTCGGAGCGGTAAAATTGAAAGTGTTGAATTATTTCAGAGCCGAAAAAATGGAAGAACGGGTGATGGAATATACCCTGCAAAAACTGGAGCGGGCTAGCGTTTCTATTCATGAGCTGTCTGATTATTATGACCTTGAAAAACTGATAGAAACTGAAATAAGGGAACTTCCTGAAAAGATGCGGCATGCCTATCTTATGAGAAATGCCCATTTATCTACCTCAGAAATTGCTGAAAAATTAAACCTTGCCGAGCAAACCGTTTCCAATCACGTTTCTGAAGCTATGCGAAGGTTGCGGAAAAAGTTAGGAGATAAATTTCCGGAGCGTATGATTAGTTAA
- a CDS encoding FecR family protein has protein sequence MEPDQFKKLLARYIDGAANEEEQKLIEAWYHSYDKEDEAEPFSSAVEEEQVRQEMKSAIQAHRNPPLIKKISLRQFYRYAAVLAIALSAFFLGKPFLKKSAKPGLAQDFKLVETGAGAYKKVILEDSTIIHMNPGTRLRIPLSFAKSAERTVYLDQGLAFFEVTKDPQHPFTVYSGQVRTLVLGTKFSLNRQIAALTEVSVSEGKVRVSHGEDRLDDLIPGKRLRYNSENKQWKVGDFATREHQTWFQNVINLNHASFDELAKIIRINYGVKIRSGNKQTAGYVYNLQIRSSRSLTETLKIICSVHQNKYRRIKNEIVIY, from the coding sequence TTGGAACCAGATCAGTTTAAAAAATTATTAGCACGTTATATTGACGGAGCAGCAAATGAGGAAGAACAAAAACTCATAGAAGCCTGGTATCATTCCTATGATAAGGAAGATGAAGCAGAACCATTTTCCAGCGCTGTTGAAGAAGAGCAGGTCAGACAGGAGATGAAGAGCGCGATCCAGGCTCATAGAAACCCTCCGCTGATCAAAAAAATATCACTCCGGCAATTTTACAGATATGCAGCTGTATTGGCGATTGCCCTTTCTGCTTTTTTCCTTGGGAAACCTTTTCTTAAGAAATCGGCCAAACCTGGTTTAGCACAGGATTTTAAACTTGTGGAAACCGGTGCAGGAGCGTACAAGAAAGTCATTCTGGAAGATTCTACTATTATACATATGAATCCCGGAACACGGTTGAGGATTCCTTTATCATTTGCAAAATCAGCAGAAAGAACCGTTTATCTGGATCAGGGACTTGCATTTTTTGAAGTCACAAAAGACCCTCAACACCCCTTCACTGTATATAGCGGACAGGTGAGGACGCTGGTGCTGGGAACGAAGTTCAGCCTAAACAGGCAGATTGCAGCCCTTACCGAAGTTAGTGTAAGTGAAGGAAAGGTCAGGGTGAGCCATGGTGAAGACCGGCTGGACGACCTGATTCCCGGGAAGCGGCTTCGTTACAATTCAGAAAATAAACAATGGAAAGTCGGTGATTTTGCAACCCGGGAGCACCAGACCTGGTTCCAGAATGTCATTAACCTGAATCATGCTTCATTTGATGAACTGGCAAAGATCATACGGATTAATTATGGTGTAAAAATACGCAGCGGGAATAAACAGACCGCCGGTTATGTCTATAATTTACAGATCAGGTCAAGCCGTTCCTTAACAGAAACATTGAAAATAATCTGTTCCGTTCATCAGAATAAATATAGGAGGATAAAGAATGAAATAGTGATTTACTAA
- a CDS encoding SusC/RagA family TonB-linked outer membrane protein has translation MKKHLLLLQKIMRYTLLIYCSIIGCSQVLFAESTNGQALDKRIDISFKRENLLQVIEQLRIKSGVDFAYDPAYLNLRKIKIEEMDFDQKKVGAILSSILRETDITFREEVPGMITLLRNQEPGKISGKVVDESGGPLPGATIKIMELNAVVQSNVNGSYTVSAAPGVYTLTISYISYGTVTQTKVNVKAGETTTLNVSMTAQPGTLNEVLVVGYGTQKRENLTGAVDQVTSKMLENRAVPNLAQGLQGMIPNLNLNIGDGKPIQSPAYNIRGTTSIGQGGNALVLIDGVEGDPSRINPNDIANVTVLKDAASAAIYGARGSFGVVLITTKSPAKERTSISYTISQSIKKPTTVPDYVTDGYTFASMFNDAWSAWNDYSQTPQNINKTVKFSPAYLEELKRRSMDPSLPKYEINSNGEYVYYDSTDWYGQLYKDHNNATDQNISLSGGSGKTDFYVSGRSFTQSGLFRYNSDDYQSYNVRAKGSVELYPWLKVYNNADYSAVKYHNPVNVGEGGGIWRNIADEGHNVAPMFNPDGTLTYSAAYTVGDFYYGKNGIDMDKKVFRNTTGFSSNFFDNKFRVKGDFTIQNTNNNESRKRVPVPYSRKPGVIEYVGTNYNDLQNLYRTTQYLATNVYGEYEPDFGKDHYVKVLAGYNYEQSTYKRLETVRNGLIFEDAKDISLALGQSITTDGGYDQWAIVGGFYRLNYAFKDRYLVEFNGRYDGSSKFPANQRYAFFPSVSAGWRLSKEPFWKVNPNAITDVKIRASYGSLGNGNIGSYAFMEKFMISQSDRVLNGVRPQQTNQPGVIPDGLTWETSTTQNLGLDIAFLNNRLNFSGDAYIRKTTDMFTLGMTLPAVFGIGVPKGNYADLKTKGWEASVSWNDKFDLDAKPFNYSLRLTLSDYTAKILKFNNVEKRFGDNNSYYAGQTVGEIWGFVTDGYYTAENIASSPNQVLYKSSNTGKILPGDIRFADLNGDGVINNGSNTVNDPGDRKIIGNSTPRYTYGISLGADWSGFFFSTFFQGVGKMDWYPGSENGTFWGQYNRPYNKVPKSQLGNIWTPENPDAYFPRYRGYIAQNGSATLTQVQTKYLQNAAYIRMKNLQIGYNVPPAFIKRIGLSNLKVFFTGENLWSWSPLYKITRDLDVENIGKSDRVLETDPDKSSGNGNNYPILKSFSLGLSATF, from the coding sequence ATGAAAAAACATTTACTGCTATTGCAGAAAATTATGCGTTATACCCTTCTCATTTATTGCTCTATTATTGGCTGCTCGCAGGTACTATTTGCAGAAAGTACCAACGGACAAGCCCTGGATAAAAGAATTGACATTTCTTTTAAAAGAGAGAACCTGCTTCAGGTAATTGAACAATTGCGGATAAAGAGCGGAGTCGACTTTGCCTATGATCCGGCTTACCTTAACCTTAGGAAGATCAAAATTGAAGAAATGGATTTTGATCAGAAGAAAGTGGGAGCTATCCTGAGTTCCATTTTACGGGAAACCGATATTACCTTTAGAGAGGAGGTGCCGGGAATGATCACACTTCTTCGTAATCAGGAACCCGGTAAAATCAGTGGTAAGGTGGTCGATGAAAGCGGCGGGCCCCTGCCCGGCGCAACCATTAAGATTATGGAGTTAAATGCGGTGGTACAAAGCAATGTCAACGGGAGTTATACGGTCAGCGCTGCGCCCGGGGTTTATACCCTGACCATAAGTTATATTTCTTATGGTACTGTTACCCAAACCAAGGTAAATGTAAAAGCCGGAGAGACCACTACGCTGAATGTTTCCATGACAGCTCAGCCCGGAACATTGAATGAGGTTCTTGTGGTAGGTTATGGTACTCAGAAAAGGGAAAACCTAACCGGGGCTGTGGACCAGGTCACCTCAAAGATGCTGGAAAACCGGGCAGTTCCGAATCTTGCCCAAGGTTTACAAGGCATGATCCCGAATTTGAACCTGAACATTGGAGATGGAAAACCGATTCAATCCCCGGCTTATAACATCAGGGGAACAACCTCTATCGGACAGGGTGGGAATGCCCTGGTCCTCATTGATGGGGTAGAAGGAGATCCTTCCAGGATCAACCCAAATGATATTGCCAATGTTACTGTTCTTAAGGATGCTGCTTCTGCCGCTATTTATGGGGCGAGAGGTTCATTTGGGGTGGTTTTAATCACGACTAAAAGTCCGGCGAAAGAAAGGACTTCCATTAGTTATACCATTTCGCAATCGATCAAGAAACCGACTACTGTGCCTGATTATGTAACCGATGGTTACACTTTTGCCAGTATGTTTAACGATGCCTGGTCTGCCTGGAATGACTATTCACAAACACCCCAGAACATCAATAAAACGGTAAAATTTTCTCCGGCATATCTGGAAGAATTGAAACGCAGGTCTATGGACCCGAGTTTACCGAAATACGAAATCAACAGTAATGGGGAGTATGTATACTACGACAGTACGGATTGGTATGGTCAGTTGTATAAGGATCACAACAACGCCACAGATCAGAATATTTCCCTGTCCGGTGGAAGTGGAAAAACAGATTTTTACGTTTCAGGGCGTTCCTTTACACAATCGGGTTTATTCCGGTATAATTCCGACGATTATCAGTCGTATAATGTAAGGGCTAAGGGCTCGGTTGAATTGTATCCCTGGTTAAAGGTTTACAACAATGCAGATTACTCTGCTGTAAAGTACCACAATCCGGTGAATGTGGGTGAGGGTGGTGGAATCTGGAGAAATATTGCCGATGAAGGGCATAACGTTGCTCCTATGTTTAATCCGGATGGGACCCTAACCTATTCCGCAGCTTATACCGTAGGAGATTTCTATTATGGCAAGAACGGCATTGATATGGACAAAAAGGTGTTCCGGAATACGACTGGCTTCAGCAGTAATTTCTTCGACAATAAGTTCCGGGTAAAAGGAGATTTTACCATTCAGAATACCAATAATAATGAAAGCAGAAAGCGCGTTCCCGTTCCTTATAGCAGAAAACCCGGAGTGATTGAGTATGTAGGGACGAACTACAATGACCTGCAGAACCTATACCGGACTACACAATACCTGGCTACCAACGTCTATGGAGAATATGAACCTGATTTTGGAAAGGACCATTACGTAAAAGTTCTGGCCGGATACAATTATGAGCAATCCACCTATAAACGCCTGGAAACGGTAAGGAATGGTCTGATTTTCGAAGATGCCAAAGACATCAGCCTTGCGCTGGGACAGTCCATCACGACCGACGGAGGATATGATCAATGGGCTATTGTAGGTGGTTTTTACCGTTTAAATTATGCTTTTAAAGACCGTTATCTCGTTGAGTTTAACGGACGTTATGATGGTTCATCAAAGTTTCCGGCAAATCAGCGCTATGCCTTTTTTCCATCGGTTTCTGCCGGATGGAGACTGAGTAAGGAGCCTTTCTGGAAAGTAAATCCGAATGCCATCACCGATGTAAAAATCAGGGCTTCTTATGGTTCTTTGGGCAATGGTAATATCGGTTCCTATGCTTTTATGGAGAAATTCATGATCTCTCAGTCGGACCGGGTATTAAATGGCGTACGTCCTCAACAGACGAACCAGCCGGGAGTGATACCAGATGGTCTGACCTGGGAAACTTCTACCACCCAAAACCTCGGACTGGACATTGCTTTTCTGAATAACCGTTTAAATTTTAGCGGAGATGCTTATATCCGTAAAACCACGGATATGTTCACTTTAGGTATGACCCTTCCGGCTGTATTTGGGATCGGCGTTCCTAAGGGAAACTATGCGGATTTAAAGACCAAAGGATGGGAAGCCAGCGTTTCCTGGAATGATAAATTTGACCTCGATGCTAAACCGTTTAATTATTCCCTGCGTTTAACCCTGTCTGATTATACCGCCAAGATTCTCAAATTCAATAACGTGGAGAAAAGGTTTGGCGATAACAACAGCTATTATGCCGGGCAAACGGTAGGCGAGATCTGGGGATTTGTAACTGATGGTTATTATACCGCAGAAAATATCGCCAGTTCACCCAATCAGGTATTGTATAAATCATCCAATACCGGGAAAATACTTCCCGGCGACATCAGGTTTGCTGACCTGAACGGAGATGGAGTGATCAATAACGGAAGCAATACGGTAAATGATCCCGGAGACCGGAAGATTATCGGAAATTCCACACCCCGCTATACCTATGGGATTTCTCTTGGCGCGGACTGGAGTGGCTTTTTCTTCAGCACTTTTTTCCAGGGTGTAGGTAAGATGGATTGGTATCCGGGTTCTGAAAACGGAACTTTCTGGGGACAATACAACCGTCCGTATAATAAAGTTCCGAAATCTCAGCTTGGCAATATCTGGACTCCCGAGAATCCGGATGCTTATTTCCCGAGATACAGGGGCTATATCGCCCAGAATGGATCGGCAACGCTGACGCAGGTGCAAACGAAATACCTTCAGAATGCAGCCTATATCAGAATGAAAAATCTGCAGATTGGTTACAATGTACCACCTGCCTTTATAAAAAGAATAGGACTGAGCAACCTGAAAGTTTTCTTTACCGGAGAAAACCTTTGGTCCTGGTCTCCTTTATATAAAATCACCAGAGATCTGGATGTCGAGAATATCGGCAAGTCAGACCGGGTATTAGAAACAGATCCTGATAAGAGTTCGGGTAATGGAAACAATTACCCGATCCTGAAAAGTTTCAGTTTAGGTTTATCTGCAACATTCTAA
- a CDS encoding RagB/SusD family nutrient uptake outer membrane protein, producing the protein MKKIILWLFTIGILFSGCKKLDQLPQDTATNAAVFGNEKGLELYANSFYKLLPRASDAHKGDAMSDYGARSQAPNFLIPGAFGSRQSDGWKWDNLRNINYFLENNHDPKVPAAVRIQYTALARFFRAYFYYDKVRRFGDVPWINKTFKVDDPDLYKGRDSRSLVMDSVLADLNYACEHIAKTTDNSRSLITKYVALGFKSRICLYEGTYRKYHTEAALTGSAERWLKEAVDAAQQVMTKGGFSLNTAGGTDMAYRNLFISTAPVATEVMLASVTDANLAVYNDANWWWTSATYGSRISFTRMFINTYLNIDGTPFTDRAGYQTLPFKDEVKGRDKRLQQTIRMGSYKRLNGGTPEAAPPIFSYTYTGYQPIKWVLDETGYDGGEKNINSISLMRYAEILLNYAEAKAELGGFSDADWATTIGALRQRAGITGGTTAKPISADPYLKANYFPDISDAVLLEIRRERGIELSLEGLRFDDIVRWKRGVLMTKVWNGFYVPALNVPMDLNEDGVMDVCFYQVMPETKVPGVTYVNVAAKINGQDNPQRLSNDTYGELTWLTTAPRIFEQRHYVYPIPEADVVFNTNLKQHPDWIGF; encoded by the coding sequence ATGAAAAAAATCATATTGTGGCTTTTTACCATCGGAATTCTATTTTCCGGATGTAAAAAATTAGATCAGCTGCCACAGGATACCGCAACCAATGCTGCAGTTTTTGGAAATGAAAAAGGCCTGGAACTGTACGCCAATTCATTTTATAAGCTTTTGCCCAGGGCGTCGGATGCCCATAAAGGAGATGCCATGTCTGATTATGGCGCGCGCAGTCAGGCGCCTAACTTCCTGATACCAGGTGCTTTTGGTTCAAGACAAAGTGATGGATGGAAATGGGATAACCTGAGAAACATTAACTATTTTCTGGAGAACAACCATGACCCTAAAGTACCTGCTGCTGTGAGGATACAATACACGGCGTTGGCAAGATTCTTCAGGGCTTATTTTTATTATGATAAAGTAAGGCGTTTCGGGGATGTACCCTGGATCAACAAAACTTTTAAAGTAGACGATCCGGACCTTTATAAAGGAAGAGATTCCCGTAGCCTGGTCATGGATTCTGTATTGGCAGATTTGAATTATGCCTGTGAGCACATTGCGAAAACAACAGATAATTCACGTTCATTAATTACTAAATATGTGGCGCTCGGCTTTAAGTCCAGGATCTGCCTGTATGAAGGGACATACCGTAAATACCACACCGAAGCCGCATTAACAGGAAGTGCTGAGCGCTGGTTAAAAGAAGCCGTAGATGCTGCACAGCAGGTGATGACTAAAGGTGGTTTCTCACTGAATACTGCCGGAGGAACAGATATGGCTTATAGGAACCTCTTCATCAGTACGGCTCCGGTGGCTACTGAGGTGATGCTTGCCTCGGTAACAGATGCTAATCTTGCGGTTTATAACGATGCCAACTGGTGGTGGACAAGTGCCACTTATGGCTCCAGGATCAGCTTCACAAGAATGTTTATCAATACCTATTTAAATATTGATGGTACACCTTTTACCGACCGGGCCGGTTATCAGACGCTTCCGTTTAAGGATGAGGTAAAAGGAAGGGATAAGCGTTTACAGCAAACCATCAGAATGGGAAGTTACAAGCGCTTAAACGGTGGGACACCTGAGGCAGCTCCTCCGATATTCTCCTATACTTATACCGGTTATCAGCCTATTAAATGGGTACTTGATGAAACCGGTTATGATGGGGGGGAAAAGAATATCAACTCTATTTCTTTAATGCGGTATGCCGAAATATTATTAAACTATGCAGAAGCAAAAGCCGAATTAGGCGGGTTTAGCGATGCCGACTGGGCAACAACAATAGGAGCATTACGCCAGAGGGCAGGAATTACCGGAGGAACAACAGCTAAACCAATCTCTGCCGATCCTTACCTGAAGGCCAATTATTTTCCTGATATTTCTGATGCGGTACTTTTGGAAATCCGCAGGGAACGCGGTATTGAGTTGTCGTTGGAAGGTCTTCGTTTTGACGATATTGTGAGGTGGAAAAGAGGTGTATTAATGACCAAAGTCTGGAATGGGTTTTATGTTCCGGCATTGAATGTACCAATGGACCTGAATGAAGATGGAGTAATGGATGTCTGCTTTTATCAGGTCATGCCGGAGACAAAAGTACCAGGGGTAACTTATGTCAATGTTGCGGCAAAGATTAACGGACAGGATAACCCTCAGCGATTATCAAATGATACTTATGGAGAGTTGACCTGGCTGACTACCGCCCCACGTATTTTTGAACAAAGACATTATGTTTATCCGATTCCGGAAGCAGATGTGGTATTTAATACCAACCTTAAACAACACCCGGACTGGATCGGGTTTTAA
- a CDS encoding APC family permease, translated as MENQTENHEMKRELGLLDATMLVVGSMIGSGIFIVSADITRNVGSAGWLIIIWILTGVITLMAALSYGELSAMYPKAGGQYIYLRESYNKLVAFLYGWSFFMVIQTGTIAAVGVAFAKFAAYIYEPLGDQHILYAIGSFKINAAQLVAIVTIILLTWINSRGVKNGKIIQTLLTVIKILSLFGLIITGLLFAFRSEVWNANWAEVFTPFNWNPETQTAVNIGGATLFAAVVSAMVGSLFSSDAWNNVTFIAGEIKNPRKNIGLSLFLGTLIVTVIYVSTNIMYTAVLSMQEIAAAPADRVAVAASQYIFGTAGTLVIAVMIMISTFGCNNGLILSGARVYYTMAQDGLFFKQAGKLNKFEVPGWGLWAQCIWASALCLTGRYGDLLDYVIFVVLIFYILTIGGIFILRRKYPDADRPYKAFGYPLIPALYMICAAVLSGGLLYYKTSTCGWGLVLVLIGIPVFYLSGHDRKS; from the coding sequence ATGGAAAACCAAACTGAAAATCATGAAATGAAGCGGGAACTCGGTCTGCTGGACGCCACCATGCTGGTGGTCGGTTCTATGATCGGGTCCGGAATCTTCATCGTTAGTGCCGATATTACCAGAAATGTAGGAAGCGCGGGATGGCTCATCATCATCTGGATCCTGACCGGGGTCATCACACTTATGGCGGCTTTAAGCTATGGAGAGCTTTCTGCAATGTATCCAAAAGCAGGAGGACAATATATTTACCTGCGGGAATCTTACAACAAACTGGTTGCCTTTTTATATGGCTGGTCTTTTTTTATGGTGATCCAAACCGGCACCATTGCCGCCGTAGGCGTTGCCTTTGCTAAGTTTGCCGCCTATATTTACGAGCCCCTGGGAGACCAGCACATCCTGTATGCGATAGGGAGTTTTAAAATCAATGCCGCTCAGCTGGTCGCCATTGTCACGATTATCCTCTTGACCTGGATCAACAGCAGGGGAGTAAAGAATGGTAAAATTATTCAAACCCTGCTGACCGTCATCAAGATCTTATCTCTTTTCGGACTGATCATTACGGGGCTACTGTTTGCATTCCGGTCTGAAGTCTGGAATGCCAACTGGGCTGAGGTATTCACTCCATTTAACTGGAATCCGGAAACACAGACAGCGGTGAACATTGGTGGGGCCACCTTATTTGCTGCGGTGGTTTCGGCAATGGTTGGCTCGTTATTTTCCAGCGATGCCTGGAACAATGTTACCTTCATCGCCGGAGAGATTAAAAATCCACGCAAGAACATTGGCTTAAGCCTTTTTCTGGGGACGCTGATTGTAACGGTAATCTATGTATCCACCAATATTATGTATACGGCGGTATTGTCTATGCAGGAAATTGCAGCTGCACCAGCAGACCGGGTAGCTGTGGCTGCTTCTCAGTATATTTTCGGGACTGCCGGAACACTGGTGATTGCGGTGATGATCATGATTTCTACTTTTGGCTGTAACAACGGACTGATCCTGTCGGGTGCCAGGGTATATTATACAATGGCACAGGACGGACTGTTCTTTAAGCAGGCCGGAAAGCTCAATAAATTTGAGGTTCCAGGCTGGGGTTTATGGGCGCAATGTATCTGGGCATCGGCTTTATGCCTGACGGGCAGGTATGGCGACCTTCTGGATTATGTGATTTTTGTAGTGCTGATTTTTTACATCCTTACCATTGGAGGGATTTTCATATTAAGACGTAAATACCCGGATGCTGATCGCCCGTATAAAGCTTTTGGTTATCCTTTGATTCCGGCATTATATATGATCTGTGCCGCCGTGTTAAGCGGAGGGCTTTTATATTACAAGACCAGTACTTGTGGTTGGGGACTGGTCCTGGTGCTGATCGGCATTCCGGTATTTTACCTTTCAGGACACGATCGTAAATCTTAA